The Perca flavescens isolate YP-PL-M2 chromosome 8, PFLA_1.0, whole genome shotgun sequence DNA window TTGGGAACCATTAGTCTTCAAACCGTTATGGACACCAATGAAGCACTCTGAATATAATTATAAAATGTGTTCGTAATGGAATCAACATCTTCTATTATAAGAAACAttacctgtaaaaaaaaaaaaaagcacagttcTGTTTATGTGAATAGCAAAATAGATTTTCTAATTTGAGTTCTCATATCCCAGTAGCCTATATACTTTCATTGAAGGCCATGGGGgacatgacatgacaaaacaGAGGGTgtcaactgaaaaaaacaagatccTTTCTGTTATAAGACAAAATGTAGGCTATTTAATGTGATTTTACAGTGGGACAGTTCAACTGGTATAAAAAGCTGCGGTGGTTAatgcgtctctgtgtgtctgaccGTGATCCACATCAAGGTCAGTCACTTGGCACCTGCTCAACACACAGctacacctcacacacacactttactctCCAACTTCTACACACTCCGATCCCAAACCCTGCACTACTGCTGACTAATTAACACCGTGGAAGAATAACATACATAGTCTGCTGGAGGATATGTGATATATAGCCTATGTCGACATTTCGGAATCAATAGTCTCCATATTGCGGGGCTATTTATGTCTCAGCCGAGATGTGTACGTGTTAGATTTAGGCGGAATAATGGCGAGATACTGACGCACATGTCGAAAGAGTTAAACATTAAAATTCGTTTGATAAAATAAAGTTCGTTCATAAGCATGACGCGCGGACAAATAGTTATGCTAATGCATTATATATGCTCATATATGTATGAGTGAAGCATGAACATGTAGAGTTTGACGCAGTTAGGGGAAACTCTGCTGTGTCACATCAGGCCGAGATGCGCTGCTGCGACGCGGAACCGCACCTTACCGCTTAATTGTTGCTTAATCGCTAATAACGCCTTAATCAAGCTAATAACGCCTTAATCAAGCTAATAACGCCTTAATAAAGCTAATACCGCCTGATACATGGCTACAGCCTGTTGCCGGGGATATGTTGCCCTGCCGCCGTCATGTTAGGACAGTAGAGTGAACGTGAACTCACCCCCGTAGAGATGTGGTGCTTGGCAGGTTTGGCCGACACATTGGCCACGGGGACCAGCTGAGTCCTGAGCGCGCTCCTGAACAGGCGGGACACGGTGGGCAGAGACATGGCGACGGAATCGGAGGACAGTACAACTCCACAGGCAGCTCTACCtgactttctgtttttctctatgTGCCAGGCGCagggtgtgcgtgcgtgcgtgtgtgtgtgtgggagggagggaggaagggagggagtgGGACGTCCACGTTGAACGCCTTCAGCCAGCGTCGGAATTTAATTGGCCGGCTCACCTCGGGGTATGTGACTCCGACCGCTCTGTCGTGTCCTCATTTCACCCCCAGACTGTAGGCTACGAGACGCCTCTATACTTCCATGATTTCACCCATAGCCTGTACAGTAGACTGTACAGTAGACTGGATATAAGGGACGGGCCGCCTCTATACTTCCACCTCCTCTTGTCGCTGGGAACACAACACCGCAGCCGCCTGCCGAGGAGACGCTTCTGAGCATTTATTTCGACAGATGAAATCATGTTGGCTAAATATAGGCCTATCACTTCTTTGTCAAAGTTCAAACAATTTCGCCATACGCCTACAGTAGCCTAACAGTGCACTGCATGTTATAGATATTTTATAGGAATGGTTCCTTTGTGTGCAACTTTCCACAGAAGAAAGTCCACTTAAAGAGGAGATGCTAGCCTAGTGATAGTTAGGAGGTGTTTTCTATCTAGGCCTGCCTACTAGAAGCCTACAGTGTCCAGTTCAAAACGGGCCTGTTTAGAAAGGGCTTggcctgtgctgctgctgcttgaagctttctccagaaccgtCCTGCACCTGATATGCACCCACGCTACTGATTTATGGTGTACTTCTCCTTCAgaggcagtggtgtagtctatgtgaCTACACCACTccaaagctccaggatttccatatacccacttaaaaatgcccaatgacacacaacaacatactttccattatatttttgattattttgagttgtcatctgtgtttttcttcttcacataggctaaataaagataTGTCCATCGTAGATTGATGCATAAAAGTTTATCCGACTACAGGAAAagaagtcgttgatgctcaaaacttccctgggggaggacacccagacccccgcGCTCTCATATCCTCCCCTCCTCCAAAGGCAGGTTCTGGccatatacacacagagtacAGTATACcaactacaatacattagactacaccacagaggaaaacattgttcTACTACAGTTAGGCTACCGGACAGAAAACGTTACAGATTTagattttactcacaaaatatTACTATTAAAATGTGGAGCAATCGCAGACATTTGCCCCATGGATATGGCCAGTTACCAAAtccggcccgttatgagagccaGTCAGCAAAAATATCCATTAATCCACCACCAGAACTGGACCGAGAAGGGCTCACATAGAAGTTGTCAGCCGGCTCaggaatgtgagtgtgtgtgccagtGTTGCTTGAGAGGGGGGGGATGAAAAATAAAGAGAGATTTTGTTCAACTACattttagtgttgtctttttttgtcagcAATAGGCTACATGTTGATATCGCCACAGTCAGCGTTGAAAGCCGGGGGTGCTGTCTCGtttcatcattattattgttaatgaatttaaaaattcacacaaaatttcactttatgagtttttttaacattaatatgagttcccccagcctgcctatggtcccccagtggctagaaatggtgataggtgtaaaccgagccctgggtatcctgctctgcctttgagaaaatgaaagctcagatggaccaatcaggaatcttctccttatgaggtcataaggagcaaggttacctccccttatttggcccacccatgagagagagaaagagagacatcatggcttttaaatgagcaaagtggcagatGGTCAaggcccccccccctcctctttcctcctcaatagctacagacacagaaatggcacatcataaggaaagctcattgtgggactggctctagtggctgtaattccgaccaaggctgaatttagggaaaagagacttcagatacagtattaggggaccactaaggtctatataaaagagacttcagatacagtattaggggaccactaaggtctatataaaagagacttcagatacagtattaggggaccattaaggtctattaaaagagacttcagatacagtattagggaaccactaaggtctatataaaagcatccaaagagcaccatgtcatgggacctttaagtaacaaaacaatcggatcagtaggaattcaacatcctatatttttgatatattatgaattgtcatctgtgttttccttcttcacataggctaaataaaggtatttccaccgtaaatttgTGCATAAAAGTTTTAtctgaatacaggaaatgaagttgttgatgctcaaaacttccctcggggaggacacccagaccccctaCTATGATATATTATtcatataatattattattattattattattattattattattttattgttgctGCAAACTGAAGCAAGAACAGGCATTTTAATCGCATCCTGTTTTGctgcagcagtggcagcaaaatctgtcctgtcctgttagtagtgtcctgagGAGTGTCCCGGAACAGTGCGTCAGaaactgtcctgtacactgtcctgtgacacccagacactgtcctgtgactccatgactgtcccgggacagtgtctgactgacCTGGAACACTCCTCAGGACACTACTGGCCAGGACAGTTGTTGCTGCGGCTTCTTCTCCTGTTTTGGTTTGGTGTGACCTGCAGAGGGCGGAAATACGCCGAGGATGAGTCTACGCTACCAGAAATAAAGGTGCAGAAGAAGATCCCTTGCCTCCTGCCTCCTGCTTACAGGAAATGTTGAGTTCCTCAGCCTGATGGgtgcatgtctgtctctgttgtcTTCATCAGATTAACCCCAACATATCGCTGGTAAGTCTCCCAAATCACATTCATTGTGGGTAGCATGTTAGCGGTTGTATTCACTTTACACTATTAAGAAACCCCTCCCTCATGTAAATGGCTTGTTAGCATTAGCTAGGCTACAATTGGCATGTTAGCTGTGTTCTCTGTTAAAAGGGTGCTATCTTTTCATTATTTACCGTCTACTCATTTTTCAATGCACACTGCTTACTGGCACGATAACAGCCGGTATCGTCGCAGTTTGAGCTGTAAACGTTTGTCTACCTGTTGGTTCATGTTACCGTGTCCTGTTAGCAGTAAGTTAGTCGAATATGGGCTAAACTTTGGTATTGCCCATCTGAACTGTTACTGGTGTCGGCGGTAGTGGAGTTGTTCCTCGGCTTATTGACCACAGGACGGACGCATACAGCGAGCTGATGCTAGCGCACCACGGACCCAACAACACATTCATCGGTGGTGTAGTGGCTCTActgtactgtgtatgtgtgggtcaGAATGGGACTTTGGGGGTTGGGGGAATCTTTAGcctatgcaaagaaaaaaacaaacatgacaattcaaaatatgtaGAATATGATGGAAAGTACGTTGTTACATGTCATTGCGCATtattaagtgggtatatggaaatcctgaaGCTtatcttagtgggtatactgctaCACCACTGCATGTAATACATTGTTGAGATAACGTTAGGCTTCTGTAAATGTCCACGCATGAACTCTGCACTGTATGTGAATACTTGTTGGATTATCAAGATAttgtttaaccctcctgttgtcctcgggtcaaatttgacccatttaaaaaaaaaaaaaagtttctatatcagaaattggGAGTTTCTTTccaccaaattgtcaaaaaagaaataacgtggatggttccctacaatcTTTAGGCTACTCTTCACAAGTataataaatgataaatgattcactaatttcattgaatttgcgtgttttattcaattttatagcatttgaaagaaaaaaaaaattaaaaaagggggaaaatgtcggaaaaagcgacaaaaacgtcagatTAAGTGTCGAAAAATACGACTTAAACGTTgacattaattttattttaaatttggaCCCATTAAAAACTAGAAGTTGCAGGTCGATAGGAAGACAACCCAAGGGTTGAATAACGATTTGCGTTGGTTGGCAGAGTGAATGGATGCCCTAAAGACTTGGTTTGCTTTAAACAGCCTGCTTTTTGAATCGACTTTGGTCCTGAGGCTTTCTCATTGGATTCCTAACTTGCGTGCTGCCGACGTGCGGTTCTTCGTGTATATAGACcgcatgctgtgtgtgtgtctaccaaTACTTTTCTCCACGTATGCATCTGTAACGACCTTTGAGTGGTTCCTATATTGACATTCAGGGCAGGTCCCTACAAAGCGTTGTGCTGGAGCTGAATGGAAGGAGAActgtaaaacaaaacagaacagaacTGTAAAACAGGATTATTTTTTCCAGTTCTTAATACCGTGATCAGAAGAATGAAGGGAACATTTAAATGTCCCAGCTAAAGTTCAGGGATATCATCACCATTTAGGAAGCACAAGTGATGGTGAATCAGTTTCATCTGCTCTGGTGCAAATGAAAGTGACAACCGGTGCAATGGAGAGGCAAAAGCAAGACCCACCCCCctaaagaaaagggaaaggttTTGCATGTGGTGGTCACAGACTATTGCTATGTCCTGATGCTTcctaactagggctgggtaccaaattcagtatttttaggcaccgaccgaaatGCCTCTAAAGCAGAGTAATTCAATATGTGGTCTGTGACCCCTAGGGTGTCCTCACAGTTAGTGCAGGGAGACCGCCAAATtctgtctaaaaaaaaaaaaaaataataataataagatttTGGAAGTGTGTACGATCGTGTTAAATAAAGTAAGAAAACATCCACAGAAACtaggacatttctgtaaataatCTGTGATTATGTAACATTATTGCAGCATTTATTTTaggaaaaaacagtaaatataataagaaaaagaggaatataaaatgtttatccaaataaaaactaaaaaaggctTCAGGCTTTTTGCATAAAATTAACATTCATGAGCGGCTCTACTGCCCTAGGTGAGACTTGCGTTGTTctgccactagatggcagtcATTCCTCACGTTTGGTAAAGGGTTCTCTTTCTGTTATGGAAATCCTTGAATCCTACTCCTCTCTGCCGAAGCTATACTATTACATTAATGGTAAAGGCTGAATGCAATTTATTTGAAACAATTTGCAATAATGTGTGCTTGTAGGTCTAGTTATGCTGTTTGGATTCATTCTAGCATATCTGAACCAACCTTTCTTTCAGATGTATAACTATGCCACCTCCCTTTACTTTGCCTCCagtacagtttgtttttaccgACATGAACTCATGCACTCCCCAGCTGTTTTAAGAAAATTACtgagactttaaaaaaaaaaatgaaacatttttttttgtgaggcgTTTTTAAGGCTTGCGTCTTAATTCGGAATCAGGGTTTCTCCCAGAAAAGTTGTTCGGCccggtggcaagtgtcttttttttcgcCGAGGGCTCGGCTGTGGCCAGTCCCAGACTttaaattgagaatttaaaaaaagctataagacagCTTTCATAGAGCCCTACGTTAaatcagtgctaaaagctaattGGAGATTTATAAATATGACTACGTCTAAGTTTCCAACTGAGCTGCCCCTCTGTGACTGTAattaaaattgcaaaaacattttctccagTTTAGGCCTGGTGGGGGGGCAACTAAGGCTTGGTGGGCCACCGggcttgcaatacactggggcaaacactggGAATGAATGGGTttgataataacaaaaaaaatagaataacaCCAGACTAATTTAAAAGACAGTTAACAGCCGAGTCTCAAAAGTCTGCGCATCCTTTTAACAAATCTATTGGAAGAGTTTTCACGAGAAATGTGCAGTGACCCGTCACTGTGTTGAAGGAAGGAaaactaaaatctaagtgtCCCTTCCACATCTCTAATGGCTGCCGTTGTGTTGGTGTCCCATGTAGGTCCAGAGAGTGGATGCTGCCTTCACGTCCTGCTGGTCTCCATCCTCCCATTTCAGCTGAGCCTCAACTCCGAATGTGTGTGTTGCAAGTTGATGGTGTGTGCACCTGACTGTGCCTATTGGGTGTGTAAATCCATTCTAGGCCTATGTGAGTGTGTTGCTttaggaagtgtgtgtgtatatatgtgtgtgtgtgtgtgtgtgtctgtcaataCCCCCCAGCCCACCATGTCCCTGTGTCCCTCAACGCTCCAGCTGACTCCATTGGTGTGTCTTGGCCTCCTCTGTCTGCTGTTTCTCCTCACTGACTCCACAGTATCTAAGAAGGGCTCATCCCAGCTCCTGAACACAAGACAAGCTAACTGCTCCGCTGCATGTGAGTATGacagtgatggaagaagtattcagatccttaactttagtaaaactactaataccacactgtaaaaacactcaAAAGTTCTACAGTGAAAATGTTAAGGAAAAGGTATGTAAGtaccatcaggaaaatgtagttaaagtgttaaaagtaaagaagaatcctcccattgtagaaagtggaAAGGATCCATACAGTTCGGTCAATCAATGAAGTGTTTAgtcagctaatcatttcagctggacttaaCATAATAccacatcagattttataaactacaagtgttttgtgtgcagaaatcttaatgtgtaaagtaactaaagctgtaacagatgaatgtagtggagtaaaaagtacaatatttctctctgaaatgtagcggagtagaagtagaaagtggcatgaaaagaaaagactcaagtaaagtacaagtacctcaacatctggactgaagtacagtactcgAGTAAgtatgtacttagttacattgcaCCGCTGGAGTATGAGCCAAGATTCCGACATAAAGGAGCGATGGTCACACAGCTGAAAAAAGTCTGAAATGCCTTTTACATATATGTAAATACATGTTCATGTACATATGTCTGCTATATGCATCTGGCCATTCATTCAAAAGCTACTAACTTGTTTTAAAACTGTATTGGTATTTTCAGtatttaatcaacatttttacatCCTCCAAAGATACCCATGGTGTCCGTTTAGATTTGTAGTGTTCAGCGTTGGGTTTAAACAGCTGGGCGACTGGTCAAAAAAACAGACTTCCCGTGTGTTTTCCTAACTGCTTTTTCT harbors:
- the cox8b gene encoding cytochrome c oxidase subunit 8B — translated: MSLPTVSRLFRSALRTQLVPVANVSAKPAKHHISTGEQAIAMTALFVAILGPSGWILAHLEDYKKKE